The DNA window TACATAAACATCATAAGTATTGTAATATATCacaaaaaaatctatatttctATTCAAAAGTTAAGTTATTACCTTCTTATGGTCATACCAAGCATACCAATCAGTTACCGTCTCGAGGTTTAGAGCCTTTAACGAGTATCGAGTTGCAGTTAGTGGCAAAACCGCATCAGTATCTCCGCTGCATTATTTGTCAAATTTTCAGCaaaacaaatgaaaatgaaataaaataataaacacatATTATAGTACTCTTCTCGTCTAAAAACGTTTATGTGTTGAAACAATTCTCTTTGTGAGTATTTTGGATGAGACATGTTTATATTCTCTATATTCTTCCAATTTAAGTAGcttttaattaatatgtattaatgAAAGAGTTGTATGCACTCCTTATATATTCCTTTTACAATGTCTATATAATGTTTAAACCCTATAGtacaatatatgtatattaagcataaaatgttaaaattaaataccCCTGTTATTAACCTACTAATTACATAAACCTTAAATATCATTAAGTTAAATGAACCACTTAGAACAATATATAgcattacaaatatttttattggtttcatTTTAAGTACTTAAATATGTctatataattgttataaagCTAACAAACCATCAATCATAACTTCGGATCTATATTCACAGACATCATATTGTTCATTGTAGTAATGAAATGTTGTTGCTAGAGTATTATTTCTCTAAATAAAGACAATGTATGCTCATTTTGGCAATACATTGATCGAAGTTTGGAGTttgaccaaaaaaaaaatataaatttatgaatataaattttattatgttatgttttaaaatattttctcatcTAAATAAACATCTAGACAAgatatttgacaaaaaaaaaaatgcttaCAAAGATTTATTGACGTTTTCtcatttaaattcataaatatttttcaaatattgatGTTCGGCAAATGACAACTATATCACTACCCAATGTGAGCTCGAATGAATTAAACCTGAATAGGGTAATTGAAAtgctaattatttaaataagtatcAATTTATTTGGTATTTATGTTCCCATTTtgtaattatcaaaatattaagacGGTTAGGGAATGAAGATTACCTAAATACCCAAATGCGGAGGCCAGCAGCAATTAGTTCTTTGAAGATGGGTAGCATAGATTTGGGTGAATCCGTCCAACTTCCCCTCACAACATCACtgcatttatttaatttatataaatttcgtaattatatcaaacaaaaaattgatgaatgttttctataagttatatataatataatagaagaaaataatctttttaGTTTTGAAACAATGCAAATAAAGAATATGAAATGAATACGAGAATAGGGAATTTACCTGCAAGTCGTCCATGGATAAGAAATATTAGTATGATTGGCGTGAAGAGCCTTTTGAACATCAGGTCGATTCATGTAAATTTTCGTGTATTTCACTATGCACATATTGTTTCCTCTAAACTTCGATGGCTGCATATTTATAAATCGATAGATAAAGttcaaaatcatattttatatatttgtttatgtgatttaatatttaataagaaagaAATGGATATTAAGTGCCTAACCAATGACATCTTTAAATTGTGTTTGAAAGTGGATGTCACGGTTCCATCATCGTAGCATGTGGGCATGTAAATTCCGTAAGGATTAATGTCTCCAAACTCCGAGTATGCCCTAAACAACGCTTGATAGCAGTCATTTTTCGGATCTAAGAAAGAATCCGAAGGACACGATGCATTCAAAGCCTCGTATGTATAATCTGATATTAACCCGTGATTCCACCAAAACTCAAATGTTCCAATATTATCGTAATAATCATCGATCAAGGGGTTTCCTAACTGTAAAAGATGTATTTAGTTAATTCTTTCGAAATTTTAtgtaaatacaatattaaaaaatagtaaaaataaatgaaaatgactTTGGGTTACCAAAAAGCCTTTGAGATTGATAGGAGGATTCTTGATTCCCTTGTTTCTTCTAACAATGAGTTGAGCTAATTGAGGAATATAATGGCCTGTAAcaattcaatattaaattaattaagtgattaaactttaataataataataatattaagaaaataagcTCACATTGTTTTAAGAATTTGCAATActagtttcattttgttttctaAACTATTAAAACTGTTCAAATTATTTATCCTCTTCAATTTTTAGTTACTCCTTTAGTGACTTTATATgcatttaatttagaaaataaaacatGAATTGAGATTAtagtaaatttgaatttcattaatTCACAATTTTGTAAAGATTCATTTTTAAAGAgccaaattattataaattgagtaTGAATTTGGGCTTTTTGTATATATTCAAACATTGaaagatatttataattaaaaaaaaaaaacataactatCTTCTTTAAGAAACCGTCTATTTATGAGAAAAGTctaatattgtaaaaaaattgttaatattcgaataatatagagttaaaaaaaatgagaagtgATAGGGGGATTGAGAGATAATAACGTATCATCAcctcattggttgaaaaaaaagaaaaagttggagaaaaaagataaaggaaaaaaattatttgattttttcaaccaattagATTATGTAAGTTATTCTCTCACCCAAATTCTCTttctaatcatttctctaaaaaaaaattgaatcgcAATGACAAAAATTGGACAAAATTTTAAttggtcattttttaaaatgatgaaaaaCATATAAGGCCGACCAAATTGATTGACTAAGTTAATCGAGAATCGAAATGAACTCCTAActtaactaatattaatattaacaagTTTGGAGGGCAAAGAAACCTTTGAACTATCAACCCGACTCATTTACTGTCACAAAATGGGTCGCGTTTTTTTGTGCGAAAACTCAATTACGAATTAATTTACTAATTGATAAGATTGTTTTACCGGCATAGCTTTCCCCAGCAATGTAGAATGGTCTTCCCTTGTACCGAGGAAACCTCTCAAGCCAGTTGAGTAGAAATGTGTGTGTATCATTTGCTACAAGTTCATTATAAAACTTCAatcaaataaagaaagaaagaaaagtaaaaaaaaataatttaaaagatcacCTGTTCTCTTATCACCGGTAACTAGATCAAAAGAAGTATTTGAATAGGAAAATCCAACGCCAGCCGGTGAATCAATAAATAGCAAATTGGCCTCTAAATCAATTCAACCAATATCAATTAATTCAtcttttcataataatattcataaattttattttatatttttaaaatggagTATTAATTGTATGTATAATAATAACCTTGGTTCCAAGCATATGGGCTTAATGTGAGGGATTTCCCATCCGAGTTCACTCGAAATGGGCCGACCTCTTCCCAGGCTCCATAAGCCACCGAAGAGCACCCAGGCCCGCCATTCAGCCATAAAATAAGTGGCTTTGTGGCGGGCTTTTTATTATTAGGTGACTCGATCAACCAATAAAACAACGATCTACCCGCCTTTTCATTGACCGTGATGTAGCCCGAGAATTGGGAAAACTTGATGCCTTTTGGCTGCCCGGGCAGTTTGATGATCCTATCTTTCTCCTGTTGTCTTTTGTTTCGGTTGGTGGTGGAAGTGGCGGCGGTGGCCGGAGAGAATAGAAGGGGAATGATGGTGATGAAGAGGGTCAatatccatgtgaaggagaaaGGTTTATTTGGTCCACTTCTCATAGTGTTCACTAAttttgattggtttgatttgtgCATGTGGAATGGGAAATTAAATGGGGATATGAATagtcaagatttttttttctcattggCACACTATGATTGAGTAGAGATGAAGAGAATTAACAAGGCATCACCAGCAAATGGTGTAAGAAAAGGGTAACCAAAAAGGATTCTCAAGTTGACATTTTTTTGGGATCTATGCTACTAATTAGCACATGATCTATCAATAAATATAGAGATATTGTACATACTAAGTTATTCCAAAGTTTCTAAccatttttatttacattttagtATCATAATAATGTTAAATGAAGCTTAGCGGAAATAGTTTTGTTATAGAGAAACTAAAGTTCTCAAAcaattttgagatattttaaatttggatagaatgtgatattttgtttttctctttttctttttatatttatatttatatttatatttatcctTGATAggtgtaataattattttgttgtaaCTTAGAATCAATTTTCTCTTTTggataatttatgataaattatatcataatttGGAGGGAGCTATTTTTGGATTGATTTTAACCATTTCTTTTGTTAATTTTCGCAAGAAGttgatttatgaaaaaaataattgccctttaaatttttttgtcaCCGTTGATGTAtcctaaaattatatatatatatatataagagaagtTTGCGCTAGAGACATTTTGCAACCCTAAAAATGCAATAATAATCCTATCAAATCTTTAGCTCAAATGTtcgtttttaaatatttaaaatattcattttttaatttttttaatattacttatatatttatcaattttacagatgaatttaaatatttttttctcatttaattaaattattattattaaattatttatagatcaataatttataaacataaaaaaaaattaaacattattaaataaacgcAAATTATATTATACGAGGAAgaaaattacatcaaaataaacataattaaaattattttgttattttttaatttatttttatcaatgttattcattattataaatttatgatacgtaaaaaattatagaataaaaacaaaagattaaaaatataaataaattatataaaaaattaaatatataaaattaacttatattaaaagactaatttatattattttaaatttaggttatttgaaaagtaACCACACAAATTTGCGTTTAAAGGAGAGAATGGTGGTAAACCCAAAATACATTTTGGGTATTGGTTTAGGGATGGGTTAGAGAGGAAAAACTCATTTTAAGTTTTGATTTAGGATGGGTTGGAATAGTCTAAACCCTTTttccattaatattttttttttaataagagcAAATATTAGACATTAAGATTGTAGGATCTTTAATCCAAGTTAAAACTTATGGTATTAATCTAGTaacaaatttcatattttcagTTGGAATTCAAATTCTAACCTTCACCATATGAATATGATG is part of the Impatiens glandulifera chromosome 1, dImpGla2.1, whole genome shotgun sequence genome and encodes:
- the LOC124940765 gene encoding serine carboxypeptidase-like 27; protein product: MTSLHLLIIVGIFAATSTTNRNKRQQEKDRIIKLPGQPKGIKFSQFSGYITVNEKAGRSLFYWLIESPNNKKPATKPLILWLNGGPGCSSVAYGAWEEVGPFRVNSDGKSLTLSPYAWNQEANLLFIDSPAGVGFSYSNTSFDLVTGDKRTANDTHTFLLNWLERFPRYKGRPFYIAGESYAGHYIPQLAQLIVRRNKGIKNPPINLKGFLLGNPLIDDYYDNIGTFEFWWNHGLISDYTYEALNASCPSDSFLDPKNDCYQALFRAYSEFGDINPYGIYMPTCYDDGTVTSTFKHNLKMSLPSKFRGNNMCIVKYTKIYMNRPDVQKALHANHTNISYPWTTCSDVVRGSWTDSPKSMLPIFKELIAAGLRIWVFSGDTDAVLPLTATRYSLKALNLETVTDWYAWYDHKKVGGWSQVYKGLVYVTVRGAGHEVPLAQPRLALTLFRHFLSAHTLPATSN